In Arachis stenosperma cultivar V10309 chromosome 1, arast.V10309.gnm1.PFL2, whole genome shotgun sequence, one DNA window encodes the following:
- the LOC130933178 gene encoding glycine-rich cell wall structural protein-like: MGHSHKNVGALVMIFVLVIGIAECRRFKEEELVDGYGGAGLGAGGGGGFGGGGGAGSGGGVGFGSGKGGGIGAGIGGGGGAGGGAGGGFGGGHGGGIGGGAGAGAGAGFGGGHGGGVGGGGGFGGGGGGGSGGGSGGGSGLGFGAGSGSGSGGGSGGGGGGGGGGGGGGGSGGGGGFGGGGGFGGGHGGDIGNVGSGGCNGSCEGGGGGYPPP, encoded by the coding sequence atggGGCATTCACATAAGAATGTGGGTGCACTTGTAATGATATTTGTTTTGGTGATAGGGATAGCAGAATGCCGAAggttcaaagaagaagaacttgTTGATGGATATGGAGGAGCTGGTTTAGgtgctggtggtggtggtggttttGGTGGGGGTGGAGGTGCTGGCTCTGGTGGCGGGGTTGGTTTTGGAAGTGGCAAAGGTGGTGGTATAGGAGCTGGAATTGGTGGAGGTGGTGGAGCTGGAGGTGGTGCTGGTGGTGGTTTTGGAGGTGGACATGGTGGTGGCATTGGAGGAGGAGCCGGTGCTGGTGCTGGTGCAGGCTTTGGAGGTGGACATGGTGGTGGCGTTGGAGGAGGTGGTGGATTTGGAGGAGGGGGAGGTGGAGGCTCTGGTGGAGGCTCTGGAGGTGGTTCTGGTCTAGGCTTTGGAGCTGGTTCCGGTAGTGGTAGCGGTGGGGGATCTGGTGGcggtggaggtggaggtggtGGAGGAGGAGGTGGAGGAGGAAGTGGAGGAGGAGGTGGATTTGGTGGAGGTGGTGGCTTTGGAGGTGGACATGGGGGTGACATTGGAAACGTAGGATCTGGCGGTTGCAACGGTAGTTGtgaaggtggtggtggtggataTCCACCACCATAG
- the LOC130969546 gene encoding uncharacterized protein LOC130969546: MGTPPTEELMKKIEQLEEGHEHLKQEMSRLKLSDATRSHHHHRQRSHSVSPQRSRLGAPPKRGPADGASAAAWKRGSCSFKQSSPLQRESRSDPKKEGEGGGGAKCGPSAVNFTDRQYLNILQSMGQSVHILDLTSRIIYWNPSAENLYGYAAEEALGQDGIELIVDPRDFALADDIVNRVVMGESWTGQFPVKNKMGEQFLAVATNTPFYDDDGSLVGIICVSSDSRLFVETRVPCLGANNAESGSGSRPLRSSISNKLGLDTQQPLQTSIASKFSNLASKVSNKVKSRIRTGENNGDRESGSGGSHQSEHSFSEVGVADHREDANSSGASTPRGDVMQSPFGIFSHGEERSQGKTLKEYVDDSEGKSIHKIITSRAEAWIQKKTMAWPWKANDQEGSEAKDVRVAVPFLSNDHQETQKQERQGGERNRPSNNEASGSWSSSININSTSSASSCGSAGSCAVNNKVDVDTDCLDYEILWEDLTIGEQIGQGSCGTVYHALWYGSDVAVKVFSKQEYSDDVILSFRQEVSVIKRLRHPNILLFMGAVTSPQRLCIVTEFLPRGSLCRLLHRNTPKLDWRRRVHMALDIARGVNYLHHCNPPIIHRDLKSSNLLVDKNWTVKVCDFGLSRLKHETFLTTKTGRGTPQWMAPEVLRNEPSDEKSDVYSFGVILWELATEKIPWDNLNSMQVIGAVGFMDQRLEIPKDVDPRWASIIESCWHRDPASRPTFRELLEKLRELQRRYAIQFQAARSAGGESPQKES; encoded by the exons atgggaACGCCACCAACGGAAGAGCTTATGAAGAAGATCGAGCAGCTAGAGGAAGGTCACGAGCATCTCAAGCAAGAGATGTCAAGGCTCAAGCTTTCTGATGCCACCAGAAGCCACCACCACCATCGCCAGAGGTCTCACTCCGTCTCTCCGCAGCGTTCTAGATTGGGTGCACCGCCGAAGAGGGGACCCGCCGATGGAGCCTCAGCTGCCGCATGGAAGAGAGGCTCTTGTTCCTTTAAGCAATCTTCACCTCTGCAGAGAGAGAGTCGCAGTGATCCCAAAAAAGAAGGTGAAGGAGGTGGTGGTGCAAAGTGTGGTCCTTCCGCCGTGAATTTTACTGATAGACAGTATCTTAATATTTTGCAGTCAATGGGACAGTCCGTTCATATATTGGATCTTACCTCTCGGATAATCTACTG GAACCCGAGTGCCGAAAATCTGTATGGTTATGCTGCGGAGGAAGCTCTTGGGCAGGATGGGATTGAGCTGATTGTTGACCCCAGGGATTTTGCCTTGGCTGATGATATTGTGAACCGTGTCGTAATGGGAGAGAGCTGGACTGGGCAATTCCCGGTCAAGAACAAGATGGGAGAGCAGTTCTTGGCGGTGGCGACGAATACTCCTTTCTATGATGATGATGGAAGTTTAGTTGGGATTATCTGTGTTTCGAGTGATTCGCGGCTCTTCGTTGAAACGAGAGTTCCGTGCTTGGGTGCAAACAATGCTGAATCAGGTTCAGGCTCTAGGCCTCTTAGAAGTAGCATTTCAAATAAACTTGGCCTTGATACTCAGCAGCCTCTCCAAACTTCTATAGCATCCAAGTTCTCGAATTTG GCATCAAAGGTAAGTAACAAAGTTAAGTCAAGAATCCGGACCGGAGAAAATAACGGTGATCGTGAAAGCGGGAGCGGTGGAAGTCATCAATCTGAGCATAGTTTCTCAGAAGTTGGTGTTGCAGACCACAGAGAGGATGCTAATTCCAGTGGAGCTAGCACACCCAGAGGTGATGTGATGCAGTCCCCTTTTGGTATATTTTCTCATGGTGAGGAAAGATCCCAAGGAAAAACTTTGAAAGAATATGTCGATGATAGTGAAGGAAAATCTATTCACAAGATTATAACGTCTAGGGCTGAAGCATGGATTCAAAAGAAAACAATGGCATGGCCATGGAAAGCAAATGATCAAGAAGGGTCGGAGGCAAAGGATGTCCGTGTTGCTGTGCCTTTCTTGTCAAATGATCATCAAGAAACTCAGAAGCAAGAACGTCAAGGAGGTGAAAGGAATCGCCCTAGTAACAATGAGGCTTCAGGATCCTGGTCCTCGTCCATCAATATTAACAGCACAAGTAGTGCCAGCAGCTGTGGAAGTGCCGGAAGTTGTGCTGTCAATAATAAAGTGGATGTGGACACCGATTGCTTGGATTATGAAATTTTGTGGGAAGACCTGACTATTGGAGAACAAATTGGACAAG GTTCCTGTGGAACTGTATATCATGCTCTGTGGTATGGATCA GATGTTGCGGTCAAGGTATTCTCAAAGCAAGAATATTCAGATGATGTGATACTTTCCTTCAGACAAGAG GTTTCTGTTATTAAAAGGCTTCGGCACCCAAATATTCTTCTCTTTATGGGGGCAGTGACTTCACCTCAACGTCTCTGCATTGTGACAGAGTTTCTCCCACG TGGAAGCTTGTGTCGCTTGTTACACAGAAACACGCCGAAACTTGACTGGAGACGACGAGTTCATATGGCCTTGGATATT GCACGAGGTGTGAATTATCTTCATCACTGCAATCCACCTATCATCCATAGGGATTTGAAGTCATCAAATCTTCTAGTTGATAAGAATTGGACTGTAAAG GTTTGTGACTTTGGTCTTTCACGTCTTAAGCATGAAACATTTCTCACTACTAAGACAGGGAGGGGCACG CCACAATGGATGGCACCAGAAGTTCTTCGTAACGAACCCTCAGATGAGAA GTCCGATGTATACAGCTTTGGAGTAATATTATGGGAACTTGCAACCGAAAAGATCCCTTGGGATAATCTCAACTCAATGCAG GTGATTGGAGCCGTGGGGTTCATGGATCAGCGACTTGAAATTCCAAAAGATGTTGATCCACGATGGGCTTCTATAATTGAGAGCTGCTGGCATCG TGATCCAGCTTCCCGTCCAACATTCCGGGAACTACTCGAGAAGCTTAGAGAGCTGCAAAGACGGTATGCCATTCAGTTCCAAGCTGCTCGATCGGCCGGAGGGGAAAGCCCCCAGAAGGAGTCCTAG
- the LOC130983240 gene encoding probable enoyl-CoA hydratase 1, peroxisomal, with translation MDRSSSENLILVNREPNGVAIITINRPGSLNSLTRPMMVDLAQAFKALDQDHSVKVIILTGSGRSFCSGVDLTAAEDVFKGDVKDPESDPVIQMDRCRKPIIGAIKGFAITAGFEISLACDILVAAKGSKFIDTHARFGIFPSWGLSQKLSRIIGVNKAREVSLTATPLTAEVAEKLGFVNHVVEDSEVLKKSREIAEAIMKNNQDLVLRYKSVINDGIKLDLGRALSLEKERAHDYYNGMTKEQFKKMQEFIAGRKKPSKL, from the exons ATGGACCGGTCTTCATCGGAGAATCTAATTCTTGTAAACCGGGAACCAAACGGCGTCGCTATCATAACCATTAACCGCCCCGGATCTCTCAACTCTCTCACCCGCCCCATGATGGTGGACCTTGCTCAGGCCTTCAAGGCCCTCGACCAAGACCACTCCGTCAAGGTCATCATACTCACCGGCTCCGGTCGATCATTCTGCTCCGGCGTCGACCTAACCGCCGCCGAGGACGTCTTCAAGGGCGACGTCAAGGACCCCGAAAGCGACCCCGTTATTCAAATGGATCGCTGCCGGAAGCCCATAATCGGAGCCATCAAGGGATTCGCGATCACCGCCGGGTTCGAGATTTCACTCGCCTGTGACATCTTGGTCGCCGCCAAAGGATCAAAGTTCATAGACACCCACGCCAG GTTTGGGATATTTCCTTCGTGGGGTTTGTCTCAGAAGCTTTCGCGGATCATAGGAGTGAATAAGGCACGAGAGGTGTCCCTGACGGCGACGCCTTTGACCGCGGAGGTTGCTGAGAAATTGGGTTTTGTGAATCATGTCGTTGAGGACAGTGAAGTGTTGAAGAAAAGCAGAGAAATTGCAGAAGCCATAATGAAAAACAATCAGGACTTGGTGTTGAGATACAAGTCGGTCATAAACGACGGCATCAAGCTAGATCTTGGCCGTGCTCTTTCGCTTGAAAAG GAGAGAGCTCATGATTATTACAATGGAATGACAAAGGAGCAATTCAAAAAGATGCAGGAATTCATAGCTGGGAGAAAGAAACCGTCCAAATTGTAG